Proteins co-encoded in one Microbacterium hydrocarbonoxydans genomic window:
- a CDS encoding MFS transporter, with translation MTSPPEAPRPGAVSAWAPLAIPAFRVLWFAQLGSNIGTWMQTVGAQWYLVDAAAGATVIALVQTASLAPAVLFSLPAGVLADSLDRRRLLIWGSAASAVIAAALTVIAFLNDLTPWTILGFTFLLGITSTLTSPAWQAIQPELVPRPLIGASSALGGVTVNGARAVGPALAGVLLSLFGAPVVFGINALSFVGAVIALLWWRRPPQSGLDDREPFTAALRAGVRYVASAHLVRRILLRSALFALPASALWALLPVTAKRLDLTASGYGFLLGALGAGAVLGIFVLPVARKRFSDNVVIGFSALLFAAGTLAAAWLPFAPMLLLLVLAGVAWIGTLTVLNAALQLTLPQWVRSRGASIYILVFMGTMAVGSFGWGILAGGVGTATSLAVAAALLVVIAASVMWLPLLPGTSTVDRTVSMSWPTPTLVLDPQPTDGPVLVQIAYTVRPESTDAFRDAMRLVESSRRRTGGYRWTLLRSGEEQDMLLESFMVPSWGEYRRQQTQRLTGRDREIQAAARAHTEGEPSEKHYFPEPAPPRTRASSHG, from the coding sequence ATGACTTCCCCACCTGAAGCACCGAGACCCGGTGCTGTCTCGGCATGGGCGCCGCTGGCCATCCCTGCATTCCGGGTGCTGTGGTTCGCGCAGCTGGGAAGCAACATCGGCACCTGGATGCAGACCGTCGGCGCGCAGTGGTACCTCGTCGACGCCGCGGCCGGAGCGACCGTCATCGCGCTCGTGCAGACAGCGAGCCTGGCCCCCGCTGTGCTGTTCTCCCTCCCTGCGGGGGTGCTCGCTGATTCCCTCGACCGCCGCAGACTGCTGATCTGGGGCTCCGCGGCGAGCGCGGTGATCGCCGCAGCGCTGACGGTCATCGCCTTCCTGAACGACCTCACTCCGTGGACGATTCTCGGCTTCACGTTCCTGCTCGGGATCACCTCGACGCTGACATCTCCCGCCTGGCAGGCGATCCAACCGGAGCTCGTGCCCCGCCCACTCATCGGTGCGTCCTCGGCACTCGGTGGCGTCACGGTGAACGGAGCCCGCGCGGTCGGCCCCGCGCTGGCCGGAGTGCTGTTGTCGCTGTTCGGCGCCCCCGTGGTCTTCGGGATCAACGCCCTCAGCTTCGTCGGGGCGGTCATCGCACTCCTGTGGTGGCGACGGCCGCCGCAGAGCGGGCTCGATGACCGGGAGCCGTTCACAGCCGCGCTGCGCGCAGGTGTTCGCTACGTCGCATCCGCCCACCTCGTGCGGCGCATCCTTCTGAGATCGGCCCTCTTCGCCCTGCCCGCCAGCGCGCTGTGGGCGCTGCTTCCTGTGACCGCCAAACGGCTCGACCTCACGGCGAGCGGATACGGCTTCCTGCTCGGCGCGCTCGGCGCCGGCGCCGTGCTCGGCATCTTCGTTCTCCCCGTCGCCCGGAAGAGGTTCTCGGACAACGTGGTCATCGGGTTCAGCGCTCTGCTGTTCGCGGCCGGCACCCTCGCTGCGGCATGGCTGCCCTTCGCCCCCATGCTCCTGCTGCTCGTTCTCGCCGGGGTCGCCTGGATCGGCACGCTCACGGTGCTCAACGCCGCGCTCCAGCTCACCCTTCCGCAGTGGGTGCGCTCGCGAGGAGCATCGATCTACATCCTCGTCTTCATGGGAACGATGGCAGTCGGGTCCTTCGGCTGGGGAATCCTGGCCGGGGGCGTCGGCACGGCGACATCGCTGGCGGTGGCCGCGGCGCTGCTCGTCGTCATCGCAGCCAGTGTGATGTGGTTGCCGCTGCTGCCCGGAACCAGCACCGTCGACCGCACCGTCTCGATGTCGTGGCCTACTCCGACCCTCGTCCTCGACCCCCAGCCGACCGACGGCCCCGTGCTGGTGCAGATCGCCTACACCGTGCGCCCCGAGAGCACCGATGCGTTCCGAGACGCCATGCGCCTGGTGGAGAGCTCCCGACGGCGCACCGGCGGGTACCGATGGACGCTGCTGCGCAGCGGCGAGGAGCAGGACATGCTGCTCGAGTCGTTCATGGTCCCCTCGTGGGGAGAGTACCGACGGCAGCAGACCCAGAGACTGACCGGTCGCGATCGTGAGATACAGGCCGCCGCCCGCGCGCACACCGAAGGCGAGCCGAGCGAGAAGCACTATTTTCCCGAACCCGCACCGCCCCGCACGAGGGCGAGCTCTCACGGCTGA